In Leisingera sp. NJS204, the DNA window CAGCAGCGATCAGCCGCAGCCACCCGCGCAATCCCACAGCCTGATGCCGGTGCTGGCAGCGCTGGCGGTCTGGGCCGGTGCCCTGGGCGGCGGCGCGGTGATTGGTGTCTTTGGCGGTCATGACCACAGTCACGGGAACGCGCAGGATCACAGCACGGAAGGCACCGTGGCTCCTGTTTTGGCAGTGGACCCTGCGGCCAGGGGCGGCTGGGCGGTGCAGTCCGGCACTTTGGGCCTGTCCGTCACCCAGATGGGCAGCGTCATTTCGGGCAGTTTCAGCGAGTGGACTGCGGTGATCAACTTTGAGGACCCCGCGGCCCCGGGTCCGGCAGGTGATGTGGAGGTGACAGTGTCGATCCCGTCTCTGGAATTGGGATCGGTTGCCGGTCAGGCGATGGGCGCCGATTACTTTGACAGCGCGAATTTCCCAACTGCCCTGTTCAAGGCGGATATCGAAAAGCTGGCCGAGGGGTATCAGGCGGCGGGTACCCTGACCATCAAGGGTCAGACGGTGCCGGCCACCCTGCCCTTCAGCCTGGACCTGCAGGGAGACACGGCAATGATGGCCGGAACGCTGACGCTGAACCGGCTCGATTTCGGCATTGGAAAAAGCCTGCCGGATGAAACTTCGCTGGGGTTTGCCGTGGAGGTGCCGGTGGAGCTGGTGGCCAAACGGGCAGAGTGATCCGGGCGCCGGCTGATCCGGGGCCGGAGCCCTCCCGCGCCTGCGGGTGATCAGCGGGCTGATCCCCCTGGCGGGCTTGGGCCGGGCGCCGCGCTGACGCGCGGCGCTGTGCCGTTTCAGCCGGTCTGTTTCTGCGCAACAGGTTTTACCGCATCCGGATGTCAGTGACGGTGCCGGTAATAGCCGCCGTGGCGTGTCCGGTGGCGGTGTATGCCGCGGTCATGGTTCCTGTGGCGGCCCGCATAATGGCCGCGGCCGCGATGGGGCCGGTAGTAGGTGCGCGGCTGATAGGAATGCGTGTAGCCGCGGTGGCGGTCATTGCGGTCATTCAGGTTCTTGGCAATAAGACCCAGAGCAATCAGCCCGGCAATGGCGCGGGCCGTATCACGGCCTGAATCATGAGCGGCAACAGGCGTTGTGAACGCCAGATTGGCAGCGAGGGCCAGTGCTGCACCGGCTGATA includes these proteins:
- a CDS encoding cytochrome b/b6 domain-containing protein; translated protein: MSRANTFTSYGSVAKTFHWLTALLIFSAFPLGYVANELAHEIQSPGFDGSQAVIARATLLFSLHKTVGVAVFFTALLRILWALSQPKPGLLHPDRKAEALAAEMVHWLLYGSLVAVPLSGWIHHAATTGFAPIWWPFGQNLPFVPKSDHAADFFGGLHWVLVWTLAASLGLHIAGALKHHVIDRDATLRRMLPGSSDQPQPPAQSHSLMPVLAALAVWAGALGGGAVIGVFGGHDHSHGNAQDHSTEGTVAPVLAVDPAARGGWAVQSGTLGLSVTQMGSVISGSFSEWTAVINFEDPAAPGPAGDVEVTVSIPSLELGSVAGQAMGADYFDSANFPTALFKADIEKLAEGYQAAGTLTIKGQTVPATLPFSLDLQGDTAMMAGTLTLNRLDFGIGKSLPDETSLGFAVEVPVELVAKRAE